The following are encoded in a window of Phaseolus vulgaris cultivar G19833 chromosome 3, P. vulgaris v2.0, whole genome shotgun sequence genomic DNA:
- the LOC137808732 gene encoding vacuolar protein sorting 38 isoform X1, which yields MEPNQILSLRTTTTDPQHVKVIQWEDFQHDLARLASLSSALAQANQKRSILYNKLDSLIQGNSESLGRLNELEEMREKLESKKMVMEKMSIRSRLAKEDTSKQEEQLTGEVQSLLVAGGALSGSSRNLQESSIQLLSDENGYVHLRKLQKMLRRRQQHMISQISMLYPVKILVGPSQEQELEAYPSGNLAGTSAGLKPVNQGALTIHGLHLNVLSFRKMSFFTDKKEIQGSATALGYVAHAVTLIASYLQVPLRYPVRLGASHSYIVDNAPSTELTSEASSNANTNTHVEFPLFLEGQDTTRAAYAVFLLNKDLEQLLNYIDAKSLGPRHVLDNLRELLRIIQSSAFIDSLI from the exons ATGGAGCCAAACCAGATTCTGTCATTGCGGACCACCACAACTGATCCCCAACATGTGAAGGTCATTCAGTGGGAGGACTTCCAGCACGATCTCGCGAGGTTGGCCAGTCTTTCTTCCGCATTGGCCCAAGCCAACCAGAAGAGGAGCATCCTTTACAACAAGCTCGACTCTCTCATCCAG GGCAATTCTGAGTCATTAGGTCGGTTGAATGAACTTGAGGAGATGCGTGAGAAATTGGAATCAAAGAAAATGGTGATGGAGAAAATGTCAATACGTTCTAGGCTGGCTAAGGAGGATACTAGCAAGCAGGAGGAGCAGCTTACTGGTGAAGTGCAATCACTTTTGGTTGCAGGGGGTGCTCTTTCTGGATCCAGCAGAAACCTCCAA GAATCGAGCATACAACTACTGTCTGATGAAAATGGTTATGTTCATTTGagaaaattgcaaaagatgcTGAGGAGGAGGCAACAGCATATGATATCTCAAATTTCAATGCTCTATCCTGTTAAGATCTTGGTTGGACCATCACAAGAGCAAGAGCTTGAGGCATATCCTTCGGGTAACCTGGCAG GGACTTCTGCTGGACTTAAACCAGTTAATCAAGGAGCCTTAACAATTCATGGTCTGCATTTGAACGTGCTATCTTTTAGGAAAATGAGTTTTTTCACTGATAAAAAGGAAATTCAGGGGTCTGCCACTGCCCTAGGATATGTTGCACAT GCTGTTACACTTATAGCCTCTTACTTGCAAGTTCCTTTGCGATATCCTGTACGGTTGGGTGCTTCTCATTCATATATTGTTGACAATGCACCTTCAACAGAGCTAACATCTGAAGCTTCATCAAATGCAAACACAAATACGCATGTGGAATTCCCCCTTTTTTTAGAAGGTCAAGACACAACAAGAGCAGCTTATGCTGTATTCTTACTAAATAAG GATTTAGAACAGCTTTTGAATTACATTGATGCAAAGAGTTTGGGACCACGCCATGTACTTGATAATTTGAGGGAGCTCTTGAGGATTATCCAGTCTTCAGCGTTTATAGACAGCTTGATATAG
- the LOC137808732 gene encoding vacuolar protein sorting 38 isoform X2, producing MEPNQILSLRTTTTDPQHVKVIQWEDFQHDLARLASLSSALAQANQKRSILYNKLDSLIQGNSESLGRLNELEEMREKLESKKMVMEKMSIRSRLAKEDTSKQEEQLTGEVQSLLVAGGALSGSSRNLQESSIQLLSDENGYVHLRKLQKMLRRRQQHMISQISMLYPVKILVGPSQEQELEAYPSGNLAGTSAGLKPVNQGALTIHGLHLNVLSFRKMSFFTDKKEIQGSATALGYVAHAVTLIASYLQVPLRYPVRLGASHSYIVDNAPSTELTSEASSNANTNTHVEFPLFLEGQDTTRAAYAVFLLNKLFLIVGFRTAFELH from the exons ATGGAGCCAAACCAGATTCTGTCATTGCGGACCACCACAACTGATCCCCAACATGTGAAGGTCATTCAGTGGGAGGACTTCCAGCACGATCTCGCGAGGTTGGCCAGTCTTTCTTCCGCATTGGCCCAAGCCAACCAGAAGAGGAGCATCCTTTACAACAAGCTCGACTCTCTCATCCAG GGCAATTCTGAGTCATTAGGTCGGTTGAATGAACTTGAGGAGATGCGTGAGAAATTGGAATCAAAGAAAATGGTGATGGAGAAAATGTCAATACGTTCTAGGCTGGCTAAGGAGGATACTAGCAAGCAGGAGGAGCAGCTTACTGGTGAAGTGCAATCACTTTTGGTTGCAGGGGGTGCTCTTTCTGGATCCAGCAGAAACCTCCAA GAATCGAGCATACAACTACTGTCTGATGAAAATGGTTATGTTCATTTGagaaaattgcaaaagatgcTGAGGAGGAGGCAACAGCATATGATATCTCAAATTTCAATGCTCTATCCTGTTAAGATCTTGGTTGGACCATCACAAGAGCAAGAGCTTGAGGCATATCCTTCGGGTAACCTGGCAG GGACTTCTGCTGGACTTAAACCAGTTAATCAAGGAGCCTTAACAATTCATGGTCTGCATTTGAACGTGCTATCTTTTAGGAAAATGAGTTTTTTCACTGATAAAAAGGAAATTCAGGGGTCTGCCACTGCCCTAGGATATGTTGCACAT GCTGTTACACTTATAGCCTCTTACTTGCAAGTTCCTTTGCGATATCCTGTACGGTTGGGTGCTTCTCATTCATATATTGTTGACAATGCACCTTCAACAGAGCTAACATCTGAAGCTTCATCAAATGCAAACACAAATACGCATGTGGAATTCCCCCTTTTTTTAGAAGGTCAAGACACAACAAGAGCAGCTTATGCTGTATTCTTACTAAATAAG CTTTTTTTGATTGTAGGATTTAGAACAGCTTTTGAATTACATTGA
- the LOC137808732 gene encoding vacuolar protein sorting 38 isoform X3: MEPNQILSLRTTTTDPQHVKVIQWEDFQHDLARLASLSSALAQANQKRSILYNKLDSLIQGNSESLGRLNELEEMREKLESKKMVMEKMSIRSRLAKEDTSKQEEQLTGEVQSLLVAGGALSGSSRNLQESSIQLLSDENGYVHLRKLQKMLRRRQQHMISQISMLYPVKILVGPSQEQELEAYPSGNLAGTSAGLKPVNQGALTIHGLHLNVLSFRKMSFFTDKKEIQGSATALGYVAHAVTLIASYLQVPLRYPVRLGASHSYIVDNAPSTELTSEASSNANTNTHVEFPLFLEGQDTTRAAYAVFLLNKSSFPSSFF, encoded by the exons ATGGAGCCAAACCAGATTCTGTCATTGCGGACCACCACAACTGATCCCCAACATGTGAAGGTCATTCAGTGGGAGGACTTCCAGCACGATCTCGCGAGGTTGGCCAGTCTTTCTTCCGCATTGGCCCAAGCCAACCAGAAGAGGAGCATCCTTTACAACAAGCTCGACTCTCTCATCCAG GGCAATTCTGAGTCATTAGGTCGGTTGAATGAACTTGAGGAGATGCGTGAGAAATTGGAATCAAAGAAAATGGTGATGGAGAAAATGTCAATACGTTCTAGGCTGGCTAAGGAGGATACTAGCAAGCAGGAGGAGCAGCTTACTGGTGAAGTGCAATCACTTTTGGTTGCAGGGGGTGCTCTTTCTGGATCCAGCAGAAACCTCCAA GAATCGAGCATACAACTACTGTCTGATGAAAATGGTTATGTTCATTTGagaaaattgcaaaagatgcTGAGGAGGAGGCAACAGCATATGATATCTCAAATTTCAATGCTCTATCCTGTTAAGATCTTGGTTGGACCATCACAAGAGCAAGAGCTTGAGGCATATCCTTCGGGTAACCTGGCAG GGACTTCTGCTGGACTTAAACCAGTTAATCAAGGAGCCTTAACAATTCATGGTCTGCATTTGAACGTGCTATCTTTTAGGAAAATGAGTTTTTTCACTGATAAAAAGGAAATTCAGGGGTCTGCCACTGCCCTAGGATATGTTGCACAT GCTGTTACACTTATAGCCTCTTACTTGCAAGTTCCTTTGCGATATCCTGTACGGTTGGGTGCTTCTCATTCATATATTGTTGACAATGCACCTTCAACAGAGCTAACATCTGAAGCTTCATCAAATGCAAACACAAATACGCATGTGGAATTCCCCCTTTTTTTAGAAGGTCAAGACACAACAAGAGCAGCTTATGCTGTATTCTTACTAAATAAG AGCTCCTTTCCCTCGAGCTTTTTTTGA
- the LOC137806005 gene encoding small ubiquitin-related modifier 1-like has translation MKKNMATTTTVGGLKRKSPPDDVCSDVDLSISFQDGNKLFFKVNQNLEFAKVFRDFCDRKKLEYETLKFIHEGTQVKGRQTPKMLNLENGAEIFAVRNQVGGGVAAFDGDHLCSIVKML, from the exons ATG AAGAAGAACATGGCTACCACCACTACTGTTGGTGGGCTTAAGAGAAAATCACCACCTGATGATGTGTGTTCTGATGTCGACTTATCAATCAGCTTTCAG GATGGGAATAAACTGTTCTTCAAGGTGAATCAGAATTTGGAGTTTGCTAAGGTATTCAGAGATTTCTGTGACAGAAAGAAGTTGGAATATGAGACCTTGAAGTTCATACATGAGGGTACTCAAGTTAAGGGGCGACAAACACCCAAAATG CTGAATCTGGAAAATGGTGCTGAGATCTTTGCTGTGAGAAACCAAGTTGGAGGTGGTGTTGCTGCATTTGATGGTGATCATTTGTGTTCAATTGTTAAGATGTTATGA